The Streptomyces sp. NBC_00440 genome contains a region encoding:
- the ectA gene encoding diaminobutyrate acetyltransferase, whose protein sequence is MTAAQEDLVRARSEFQEIDTPRVEDGAAIWRIARDSEVLDLNSSYSYLLWCRDFAATSVVARDTAGAPIGFVTGYVRPDRPEALVVWQVAVDQTYRGQGLAGVLLDGLVAKVTARGVVRELETTISPDNTASDRLFRSFAERHGAAVEREVLFDGGLFPEGTHQPEVLYRISPVSA, encoded by the coding sequence ATGACCGCCGCGCAAGAAGACCTTGTACGTGCCCGTAGCGAATTCCAGGAGATAGACACCCCACGAGTGGAGGACGGGGCCGCGATCTGGCGTATCGCCCGCGACTCCGAGGTGCTGGACCTCAACTCCTCGTACAGCTACCTGCTGTGGTGTCGCGACTTCGCAGCGACCTCCGTGGTGGCGCGCGACACGGCCGGTGCCCCCATCGGCTTCGTCACCGGATATGTCCGCCCCGACCGTCCCGAAGCCCTCGTCGTCTGGCAGGTCGCCGTCGACCAGACATACCGCGGCCAGGGCCTCGCCGGCGTACTGCTGGACGGGCTGGTCGCCAAGGTGACCGCCAGGGGAGTGGTCCGGGAGCTGGAAACCACCATTTCTCCGGACAACACCGCGTCCGACCGCCTGTTCCGCTCGTTCGCAGAGCGTCACGGGGCGGCAGTGGAACGTGAAGTGCTCTTCGACGGCGGACTGTTCCCCGAAGGGACGCACCAGCCGGAAGTGCTGTACCGCATCAGCCCCGTCTCGGCCTGA
- a CDS encoding SCO1860 family LAETG-anchored protein, with translation MNSNTFRMPARRTAAVCVAAALTAGPAALLAAAPAQAATGSDGKASAVVLRTGLDVSLLNKTVDVPLTVALNEVHAPASADRTALTAKLDGVDKGRPFSLLRADVATARATADRHRAQGYANVARASVHVPGLPLLSLIEVEKVTSKAVCEAGERPHAESNVLGHVTVLGKRITLSAGGSTRIHVPAVGDVTLDLSKTSTTSRTAAATALQLKVSVNPLKLNVADVQGEVTLAQATCESPKAAPAGHQGGGRPAEPTPATGVEEQTVAHPKPAAAPEKEHLAETGGSSMTPYIAGGAAALVLAGGGALAVARGRSRNKA, from the coding sequence TTGAACAGCAACACCTTCCGTATGCCCGCACGCCGTACGGCCGCCGTCTGTGTGGCCGCCGCGCTGACCGCGGGCCCCGCGGCGCTCCTCGCCGCGGCGCCCGCCCAGGCGGCCACCGGCAGTGACGGAAAGGCGAGCGCAGTCGTGCTCCGTACCGGGCTCGATGTCTCGCTGCTCAACAAGACCGTCGATGTGCCGCTGACGGTCGCGCTCAACGAGGTGCACGCCCCGGCCAGCGCGGACAGGACCGCGCTGACCGCGAAGCTGGACGGTGTCGACAAGGGCCGCCCGTTCAGCCTGCTGCGCGCCGATGTCGCCACCGCCCGGGCGACGGCCGACCGGCACAGGGCGCAGGGGTACGCCAACGTCGCCCGCGCGTCGGTCCATGTCCCCGGGCTGCCGCTGCTGTCGCTGATCGAGGTCGAGAAGGTCACGTCGAAGGCGGTCTGCGAGGCCGGTGAGCGGCCGCACGCCGAGTCGAACGTGCTCGGCCATGTGACCGTGCTCGGCAAGCGGATCACGCTCTCCGCCGGTGGCTCGACCCGGATCCATGTGCCCGCCGTCGGTGATGTCACGCTCGACCTCTCGAAGACCAGCACGACATCCCGTACGGCCGCCGCCACCGCGCTGCAGCTCAAGGTGTCGGTCAACCCGCTGAAGCTGAACGTCGCCGATGTCCAGGGCGAGGTCACCCTCGCGCAGGCGACCTGCGAGTCGCCGAAGGCCGCCCCGGCGGGCCACCAGGGCGGCGGCCGGCCGGCGGAGCCCACCCCCGCCACCGGGGTCGAGGAACAGACCGTGGCCCACCCGAAGCCGGCGGCCGCGCCGGAGAAGGAGCACCTCGCGGAGACCGGCGGCAGCTCCATGACGCCGTACATCGCGGGAGGCGCGGCGGCCCTGGTCCTGGCCGGCGGCGGCGCGCTCGCGGTGGCCCGTGGACGGAGCCGCAACAAGGCCTGA
- the thpD gene encoding ectoine hydroxylase, whose amino-acid sequence MTEVLSNIRADLYPTRGASEVTTPRQDPVVWSQPGAAGPIAQPELQGFERDGFLTVGDLLTDDEVALYRAELDRLIADPDVRADERSIIEPKSQDVRSVFEVHRLSEVFAQLVRDERLLDRARQILGSDVYVHQSRINVKPGFGASGFYWHSDFETWHAEDGLANMRTVSVSIALTENFDTNGGLMIMPGSHQHFLGCAGETPKDNYKRSLQMQDAGIPSDKALTRMADAHGIRLFTGRAGSATWFDCNCMHGSGDNITPYARSNVFIVFNSVENAAVEPFSAPIRRPDFIGARDFTPVK is encoded by the coding sequence ATGACCGAAGTACTGTCCAACATCCGGGCGGACCTCTATCCCACCCGTGGCGCGAGTGAAGTGACCACCCCCCGCCAGGACCCGGTGGTCTGGTCGCAGCCCGGCGCGGCGGGCCCGATCGCGCAGCCGGAGCTCCAGGGCTTCGAGCGGGACGGGTTCCTCACCGTCGGCGATCTGCTCACGGACGACGAGGTGGCCCTCTACCGCGCGGAACTGGACCGGCTGATCGCCGATCCGGACGTCCGCGCCGATGAGCGCTCCATCATCGAGCCGAAGTCCCAGGACGTACGGTCGGTCTTCGAGGTACACAGGCTCAGCGAGGTCTTCGCGCAACTGGTGCGGGACGAGCGGCTGTTGGACCGGGCCCGGCAGATCCTGGGGTCGGACGTCTATGTCCACCAGTCCCGGATCAACGTCAAGCCGGGGTTCGGAGCCAGTGGTTTCTACTGGCACTCGGACTTCGAGACGTGGCACGCCGAGGACGGTCTGGCGAACATGCGGACCGTGTCCGTCTCGATCGCACTGACCGAGAACTTCGACACCAACGGCGGCTTGATGATCATGCCGGGTTCGCACCAGCACTTCCTGGGGTGCGCGGGTGAGACGCCGAAGGACAACTACAAGCGGTCGCTCCAGATGCAGGACGCGGGCATCCCGTCGGACAAGGCGCTGACGCGGATGGCGGACGCCCACGGCATCAGGCTCTTCACGGGCCGGGCCGGCTCGGCCACCTGGTTCGACTGCAACTGCATGCACGGTTCGGGTGACAACATCACCCCGTACGCCCGCAGCAATGTCTTCATCGTGTTCAACAGCGTGGAGAACGCGGCGGTGGAGCCCTTCTCGGCTCCGATCCGGCGGCCCGATTTCATCGGGGCGCGGGACTTCACTCCGGTGAAGTGA
- a CDS encoding ectoine synthase, translating into MIVRSFKDVEGTDRHIKSKSGTWESKRIVLAKEKVGFSLHETILYAGTETSMWYANHIEAVLCTKGEAELTNDDTGEVHWIEPGTMYLLNGHEKHTLRPKTDFHCVCVFNPPVTGREDHDENGVYPLLTEEA; encoded by the coding sequence GTGATTGTCCGATCGTTCAAGGACGTCGAGGGAACCGACCGCCACATCAAGTCGAAGTCGGGGACCTGGGAGAGCAAGCGCATCGTCCTCGCCAAGGAGAAGGTCGGCTTCTCCCTGCACGAGACCATCCTGTACGCGGGAACCGAGACATCGATGTGGTACGCCAACCACATCGAGGCCGTGCTCTGCACCAAGGGCGAGGCCGAGCTCACCAACGACGACACCGGCGAGGTCCACTGGATCGAGCCCGGCACCATGTACCTGCTCAACGGGCACGAGAAGCACACTCTGCGCCCGAAGACCGACTTCCACTGCGTCTGCGTCTTCAACCCTCCGGTCACCGGACGGGAGGACCACGATGAGAACGGCGTTTACCCGCTGCTGACCGAGGAGGCCTGA
- the ectB gene encoding diaminobutyrate--2-oxoglutarate transaminase: MTITPPALSVFETLESEVRSYCRSWPAVFDRAQGSYLHDEDGHTYLDFFAGAGSLNYGHNNPVLKRALIDYIERDGITHGLDMATTAKRAFLESFQNVILRPRDLPYKVMFPGPTGTNAVESALKLARKVKGRESVVSFTNAFHGMSLGSLAVTGNAFKRAGAGIPLVHGTPMPFDNYFDGQIPDFLWFERLLEDQGSGLNKPAAVIVETVQGEGGINVARAEWLRALQDLCHRQDMLLIVDDIQMGCGRTGGFFSFEEAGITPDIVTLSKSISGYGLPMSLCLFKGELDVWEPGEHNGTFRGNNPAFVTATATLETYWSDGQMEKQTLARGEQVERALLALVEENDGAGVSFRGRGLVWGIEFEDKPRATAVARRAFDLGLLIETSGPESEVVKLLPPLTVSTEELDEGLSILARSVRETA, encoded by the coding sequence GTGACCATCACCCCGCCCGCCCTGAGTGTCTTCGAGACCCTTGAGTCGGAGGTGCGCAGTTACTGCCGCAGCTGGCCGGCCGTGTTCGACCGGGCCCAGGGCAGTTACCTCCACGACGAGGACGGCCACACCTACCTCGACTTCTTCGCCGGAGCCGGATCACTCAACTACGGCCACAACAACCCGGTGCTCAAACGCGCGCTGATCGACTACATCGAGCGCGACGGCATCACCCACGGCCTGGACATGGCCACTACGGCGAAACGCGCCTTCCTGGAGTCCTTCCAGAACGTGATCCTGCGCCCGCGCGACCTGCCGTACAAGGTGATGTTCCCGGGCCCGACAGGCACCAACGCCGTCGAGTCGGCGCTGAAGCTGGCCCGCAAGGTCAAGGGCCGCGAGTCCGTCGTCTCGTTCACCAACGCCTTCCACGGCATGTCGCTCGGCTCGCTGGCCGTGACCGGCAACGCCTTCAAGCGGGCCGGCGCCGGTATCCCGCTGGTGCACGGCACACCGATGCCGTTCGACAACTACTTCGACGGCCAGATCCCGGACTTCCTCTGGTTCGAGCGTCTGCTGGAGGACCAGGGCTCCGGTCTCAACAAGCCGGCCGCCGTGATCGTCGAGACGGTCCAGGGCGAGGGCGGCATCAACGTGGCGCGCGCCGAGTGGCTCCGCGCGCTCCAGGACCTCTGCCACCGCCAGGACATGCTGCTGATCGTCGACGACATCCAGATGGGCTGCGGCCGCACCGGCGGCTTCTTCTCCTTCGAGGAAGCGGGCATCACCCCCGACATCGTCACGCTGTCGAAGTCCATCAGCGGCTACGGGCTGCCCATGTCGCTCTGCCTCTTCAAGGGCGAGCTCGACGTGTGGGAGCCGGGCGAGCACAACGGCACCTTCCGCGGCAACAACCCGGCGTTCGTCACCGCCACCGCCACCCTTGAGACGTACTGGTCCGACGGCCAGATGGAGAAGCAGACGCTGGCCCGCGGCGAGCAGGTCGAGCGCGCGCTGCTGGCCCTCGTCGAGGAGAATGACGGAGCGGGCGTGAGCTTCCGCGGCCGTGGCCTCGTCTGGGGCATCGAGTTCGAGGACAAGCCGCGTGCCACAGCCGTCGCCCGCCGCGCCTTCGACCTCGGGCTGCTGATCGAGACCTCCGGCCCGGAGAGCGAGGTCGTCAAACTGCTGCCGCCGCTGACCGTCTCCACCGAAGAACTGGACGAGGGCCTGAGCATCCTGGCCCGTTCCGTCCGCGAGACCGCCTGA
- a CDS encoding amidohydrolase family protein, whose translation MSDHTVLHVKGRVLVGPDDVRDELWVVGGRITYVRPAAEAVTVRGWVLPGLVDAHCHVGLDAHGAVDDATSEKQAVGEREAGALLLRDAGSPSDTRWIDGRADLPKIIRAGRHIARTRRYIRNYAHEIEPGDLVEYVAREARNGDGWVKLVGDWIDRDTGDLSACWPRGEVEAAIAEAHRLGARVTAHCFAEDSLRDLVEAGIDCIEHATGLTDETVPLFAERGVAIVPTLVNIATFPQLAAGGDAKYPRWSAHMRRLHERRYDTVRSAYDAGVPVYVGTDAGGSLPHGLVAEEAAELVKAGIPVSDVLSAASWGAREWLRRPGLTEGAPADLVVYTEDPRENVRVLGAPHRVVLEGRVVG comes from the coding sequence ATGAGCGATCACACGGTGCTGCATGTGAAGGGGCGGGTGCTGGTCGGGCCCGACGACGTCAGGGACGAACTGTGGGTGGTCGGCGGGCGGATCACCTATGTACGCCCGGCCGCGGAGGCCGTCACCGTGCGGGGATGGGTACTGCCAGGGCTGGTCGACGCGCACTGCCACGTCGGGCTCGACGCGCACGGCGCGGTCGACGACGCGACCAGCGAGAAGCAGGCGGTCGGCGAGCGGGAGGCCGGGGCGCTGCTGCTGCGCGACGCGGGATCGCCCTCCGACACCCGCTGGATCGACGGCCGCGCCGACCTCCCGAAGATCATCCGGGCGGGCCGCCACATCGCGCGCACCCGCCGCTACATCCGGAACTACGCCCATGAGATCGAACCGGGGGACCTCGTCGAGTACGTCGCGAGGGAGGCCCGCAACGGCGACGGCTGGGTCAAACTCGTCGGCGACTGGATCGACCGGGACACCGGGGACCTCTCCGCCTGCTGGCCGCGCGGGGAGGTGGAGGCGGCGATCGCCGAGGCGCACCGGCTCGGGGCCAGGGTCACCGCGCACTGCTTCGCCGAGGACTCGCTGCGCGACCTCGTGGAGGCGGGGATCGACTGCATCGAGCACGCCACCGGGCTGACCGACGAGACCGTCCCGCTCTTCGCCGAGCGGGGGGTCGCGATCGTACCGACGCTGGTGAACATCGCGACCTTCCCGCAGCTCGCCGCGGGCGGCGACGCCAAGTACCCGCGCTGGTCCGCCCATATGAGGCGGCTGCACGAGCGCCGTTACGACACCGTCCGCTCCGCCTACGACGCGGGTGTGCCGGTCTACGTCGGCACGGACGCGGGCGGCTCGCTGCCGCACGGCCTGGTCGCCGAGGAGGCGGCGGAGCTGGTGAAGGCGGGCATCCCGGTGTCCGACGTGCTGTCGGCGGCATCCTGGGGCGCCCGGGAGTGGCTGCGCAGGCCGGGGCTCACCGAGGGCGCTCCGGCCGACCTCGTGGTGTACACGGAGGACCCGCGCGAGAACGTACGGGTGCTGGGTGCCCCGCACCGGGTGGTCCTCGAAGGCCGGGTGGTGGGGTGA
- a CDS encoding mandelate racemase/muconate lactonizing enzyme family protein encodes MKITDVDVWVVNLPLVNPFTSSFETKTGETRTVVRIRTDTGVDGWGETMWGRPVAAIVKALAADLIGTSPFALESFHRKQHMVPFFHGYLGYAAIAALDVACWDAMGKATGQSVTDLLGGPVRDEVPITALVTRADAPGVGADGLPKALAEHTARVVAEGGFDAVKLKGTRDVAGDVAILRAVREALPRVNLRVDPNAAWSVPDSVRAGIALEELDLEYLEDPCVGIEGMSQVHAKVRIPLCTNMCVVRFEEFAPAIRLNAVDVIHGDVYKWGGIAATKALAAHCETFGLGMNLHSGGELGIATAAHLAVVSSTPVLSRAIDSMYYLHADDIIEPLHLEGGRLRVPTGPGLGVSVDEEKLRHFAGVNEREGDLTG; translated from the coding sequence GTGAAGATCACTGATGTCGACGTGTGGGTCGTGAACCTTCCGCTGGTGAATCCGTTCACCAGCTCGTTCGAGACCAAGACGGGCGAGACCCGCACGGTGGTGCGGATCCGTACCGACACGGGTGTCGACGGCTGGGGCGAGACGATGTGGGGCCGGCCGGTCGCGGCGATCGTCAAAGCGCTCGCGGCGGACCTGATCGGTACCAGCCCGTTCGCCCTGGAGAGCTTCCACCGCAAACAGCACATGGTGCCGTTCTTCCACGGCTACCTGGGATACGCGGCAATCGCCGCCCTGGACGTGGCCTGCTGGGACGCGATGGGCAAGGCCACCGGGCAGTCCGTCACCGACCTGCTGGGCGGCCCGGTACGCGACGAGGTCCCCATCACCGCACTGGTGACCCGCGCCGACGCGCCCGGAGTGGGCGCGGACGGGCTGCCGAAGGCGCTCGCCGAGCACACCGCACGGGTGGTGGCCGAAGGCGGCTTCGACGCGGTCAAGCTCAAAGGCACCAGGGACGTCGCCGGTGACGTCGCCATCCTGCGGGCCGTCCGCGAGGCCCTGCCCCGGGTGAATCTGCGGGTCGACCCGAACGCGGCCTGGTCGGTCCCCGACTCGGTGCGCGCCGGGATCGCCCTGGAGGAACTGGACCTGGAGTACCTGGAGGACCCCTGCGTCGGCATCGAGGGCATGAGCCAGGTGCACGCCAAGGTCCGGATCCCGCTCTGCACCAATATGTGCGTCGTCCGTTTCGAGGAGTTCGCCCCGGCGATACGCCTGAACGCCGTCGACGTGATCCACGGCGACGTCTACAAGTGGGGCGGCATCGCCGCGACCAAGGCGCTCGCGGCCCACTGCGAGACGTTCGGGCTCGGGATGAACCTGCACAGCGGCGGCGAGCTGGGCATCGCGACCGCGGCCCATCTGGCCGTCGTGTCCAGCACCCCGGTCCTGTCACGGGCGATCGACAGCATGTACTACCTGCACGCCGACGACATCATCGAGCCGCTGCACCTCGAAGGCGGCCGGCTGCGGGTGCCCACCGGACCCGGCCTGGGCGTCAGCGTGGACGAGGAGAAGCTGCGCCACTTCGCAGGGGTCAACGAGCGCGAAGGAGACCTGACCGGATGA
- a CDS encoding creatininase family protein — translation MQPSQPRPTGQARLTELTWGEVRAAGEHGIALLPIGSQEQHAGHLPMGTDTLLAEAVIDRAGALLAGEPDAPELVRLPALPFGHSPHHLFAAAVSLSAATLGAVLDDILDSLVTSGYRRIMVVNGHGGNDEIMRLAVKRFALRSDVTVAACSYWTVTSGADDGGRPEVTPGHAGWFETSLMLAAHPDLVRTPVPARAPVEPPPLFDNPPYPGLTVERHGEWERVGGATDDASGADAERGTRLLDDRATGLARAIRAFDAATR, via the coding sequence CTGCAACCGAGCCAACCGCGGCCGACCGGCCAGGCCCGGCTGACCGAACTGACCTGGGGCGAGGTGCGCGCGGCCGGTGAGCACGGCATCGCCCTGCTGCCCATCGGGTCCCAGGAGCAGCACGCCGGACATCTGCCGATGGGCACCGACACCCTGCTCGCCGAGGCGGTGATCGACCGGGCGGGCGCCCTGCTCGCCGGGGAGCCGGACGCACCGGAACTCGTACGGCTGCCGGCCCTGCCCTTCGGGCACAGCCCGCACCATCTGTTCGCCGCCGCCGTCTCGCTCTCCGCCGCCACCCTGGGCGCGGTGCTGGACGACATCCTGGACTCGCTCGTGACCAGCGGATACCGCCGGATCATGGTGGTGAACGGACACGGCGGCAACGACGAGATCATGCGCCTCGCCGTGAAGCGGTTCGCGCTGCGCTCCGATGTGACCGTCGCCGCCTGCTCGTACTGGACCGTCACATCGGGCGCGGACGACGGGGGCAGGCCCGAGGTCACCCCCGGCCACGCCGGATGGTTCGAGACCTCGCTGATGCTGGCGGCCCACCCGGACCTCGTCCGTACGCCGGTACCGGCCCGCGCGCCCGTCGAGCCCCCACCGCTCTTCGACAACCCGCCGTACCCGGGGCTGACCGTGGAGCGCCACGGCGAGTGGGAGCGAGTGGGCGGTGCGACCGACGACGCGTCCGGCGCCGACGCGGAGCGGGGCACCCGGCTGCTCGACGACCGGGCCACCGGGCTGGCCCGCGCGATCCGCGCGTTCGACGCGGCGACCCGCTGA
- a CDS encoding RidA family protein, which translates to MSPAPENHTDQQPGQRSGGKQAVHSAHAPRPAGAYSQGVVAGGFLYTAGFGPQDPATGEVPGTVGEQTAQVLRNVRSVLAECGLTLDDVVKVTVHLARLHRDFAAFDAAYGEFFTAPYPVRTTVGSELMDILVEIDVVACAGE; encoded by the coding sequence ATGAGCCCGGCACCGGAAAACCACACAGACCAGCAGCCCGGACAGCGCAGCGGCGGCAAGCAGGCGGTGCACAGCGCGCACGCGCCACGCCCCGCCGGGGCCTACAGCCAGGGCGTGGTGGCCGGAGGATTCCTGTACACGGCGGGGTTCGGCCCGCAGGACCCGGCGACCGGGGAGGTACCCGGCACGGTCGGGGAGCAGACCGCCCAGGTGCTGCGCAACGTCCGGTCGGTCCTCGCCGAGTGCGGGCTGACCCTGGACGACGTCGTCAAGGTGACCGTCCATCTGGCCCGGCTCCACCGGGACTTCGCCGCATTCGACGCGGCGTACGGAGAGTTCTTCACGGCGCCGTACCCGGTGCGCACCACGGTGGGATCCGAGCTGATGGACATCCTGGTCGAGATCGATGTGGTGGCCTGTGCCGGTGAGTGA
- a CDS encoding pyridoxal-phosphate-dependent aminotransferase family protein yields MTHPFLDLAPLTPAHFAAIERQTASLLGTRQDIVIMQGEALLPLEGCIRSGARPGSTALNVITGPYGQTFGNWLRDCGVTVVDLAVPFHTAVTADQVREALAARPEIDFVSLVHAEAATGNTNPVAEIGEAVRAHGALFMLDAVASVGAEPLLPDAWGVDLCVIGAQKAMGGPAGVSAVSVSERAWQRFAENPRAPRRSYLSLLDWKERWIDAGRTALPHAPAQLEMLALGACLERIESEGPEAVMDRHTRAAAATRAGALALGGGLAPFVHEARDAAPVATTLRTPAGVDASELVAKALAADPTLPLIAGGGALAGEMVRINHYGPDAAQGVVQSSLAALGAALSDAVPGGPASGGPGAAVDLEAARGAVSEAWQRG; encoded by the coding sequence GTGACGCACCCCTTCCTTGACCTCGCCCCGCTCACCCCCGCGCACTTCGCCGCGATCGAGCGGCAGACGGCCTCGCTGCTCGGCACCCGGCAGGACATCGTGATCATGCAGGGGGAGGCGCTGCTGCCGCTGGAGGGCTGCATCCGCTCCGGCGCCAGGCCGGGCTCCACCGCGCTCAATGTGATCACCGGGCCGTACGGCCAGACCTTCGGCAACTGGCTGCGCGACTGCGGGGTCACCGTGGTCGACCTGGCCGTGCCGTTCCACACCGCGGTCACAGCGGACCAGGTGCGCGAGGCGCTCGCCGCCCGCCCGGAGATCGACTTCGTGTCCCTGGTCCACGCGGAGGCGGCGACCGGCAACACCAACCCGGTCGCGGAGATCGGTGAGGCGGTACGGGCGCACGGCGCGCTCTTCATGCTGGACGCGGTCGCGTCGGTGGGCGCCGAGCCGCTGCTGCCGGACGCCTGGGGGGTGGATCTCTGCGTGATCGGCGCGCAGAAGGCGATGGGCGGCCCCGCCGGGGTGTCGGCCGTCTCCGTGAGCGAGCGCGCCTGGCAGCGGTTCGCGGAGAACCCGCGGGCTCCGCGCCGCTCGTACCTGTCGCTCCTGGACTGGAAGGAGCGCTGGATCGACGCGGGGCGCACCGCGCTGCCGCACGCGCCCGCCCAGCTGGAGATGCTGGCGCTGGGGGCCTGTCTGGAGCGGATCGAGTCGGAGGGCCCCGAAGCGGTGATGGACCGGCACACACGGGCCGCCGCGGCAACCCGGGCCGGGGCGCTCGCCCTGGGTGGCGGACTGGCGCCGTTCGTGCACGAGGCACGGGACGCGGCCCCGGTGGCCACCACGCTCCGGACCCCGGCCGGGGTCGACGCGTCGGAGCTGGTCGCGAAGGCCCTGGCGGCCGACCCCACGCTGCCGCTGATCGCGGGCGGCGGGGCGCTGGCCGGGGAGATGGTGCGGATCAACCACTACGGCCCGGACGCCGCCCAGGGCGTGGTGCAGTCCTCGCTCGCGGCACTGGGTGCCGCGCTGAGCGACGCCGTACCGGGTGGTCCCGCTTCGGGTGGTCCGGGGGCCGCTGTCGATCTGGAGGCCGCACGCGGCGCCGTGTCGGAGGCCTGGCAGCGGGGCTGA
- a CDS encoding aminotransferase class V-fold PLP-dependent enzyme, translated as METLAGAEFAPETTYLNTASSGLLPARTVAAIHTAVTSAAVGRQADMFADVEASRASFARLAGVPAARVAAGTSVAVYCGLIATALPDGAEVLLAEGDFSSLVNPFVVRAGLKVRFAPLESMAEAVRPGTALVAVSAVQSADGRMADLAAIRAAARAHGARTLVDASQSAGWLPLDAAEDDYTVAVAYKWLACPRGIAFLVVPDDLGGLAPVFGGWVAGEEPWSSCYGPVAELAHSARRFDESPGLFSYAGARHSLALIEETGPAAIGRHDVALADRFRAGLDRIGQRAVAAPGSAIVAAPGLGHRRDEFGRAGIELSDRAGNLRAAFHLYNSAADVDRLLDVLSG; from the coding sequence ATGGAGACCTTGGCAGGCGCCGAGTTCGCGCCCGAGACGACATATCTGAACACCGCGAGCAGCGGTCTGCTCCCGGCCCGCACCGTTGCCGCGATCCACACCGCCGTGACGAGCGCGGCCGTGGGCAGGCAGGCCGACATGTTCGCCGATGTGGAGGCGTCCCGCGCCTCCTTCGCCCGGCTCGCCGGAGTCCCCGCCGCCCGTGTCGCGGCCGGGACTTCGGTCGCCGTCTACTGCGGGTTGATCGCCACCGCCCTCCCCGACGGGGCCGAAGTCCTGCTGGCCGAGGGCGACTTCAGCTCGCTGGTGAACCCCTTCGTCGTACGCGCCGGCCTCAAGGTGCGCTTCGCGCCGCTGGAGTCGATGGCCGAAGCGGTGCGCCCGGGCACCGCGCTCGTCGCGGTGAGCGCGGTGCAGTCGGCCGACGGCCGGATGGCCGACCTGGCGGCGATCCGGGCCGCGGCCCGTGCGCACGGCGCCCGCACACTGGTGGACGCGTCGCAGTCGGCGGGGTGGCTCCCGCTCGACGCCGCCGAGGACGACTACACCGTGGCCGTCGCCTACAAATGGCTGGCCTGCCCGCGCGGTATCGCGTTCCTGGTGGTCCCCGATGACCTGGGCGGGCTGGCGCCGGTGTTCGGCGGCTGGGTCGCGGGGGAGGAGCCCTGGAGCAGCTGCTACGGACCGGTGGCCGAACTCGCCCACTCCGCACGGCGGTTCGACGAGTCCCCGGGCCTCTTCTCGTACGCCGGAGCCCGGCACTCCCTGGCCCTGATCGAGGAGACCGGGCCGGCGGCGATCGGGCGCCACGACGTCGCGCTCGCCGACCGCTTCCGGGCCGGACTCGACCGGATCGGACAGCGCGCCGTCGCCGCTCCCGGCTCGGCGATCGTCGCGGCCCCGGGGCTCGGCCACCGCCGTGACGAGTTCGGCCGGGCGGGCATCGAACTCTCCGACCGCGCGGGCAACCTGCGCGCAGCCTTCCACCTCTACAACTCGGCCGCCGACGTCGACCGGCTCCTCGACGTGCTCTCCGGCTGA